A single region of the Duganella sp. BuS-21 genome encodes:
- a CDS encoding DUF4118 domain-containing protein has protein sequence MFPSDSVRPDPDALLAQVQAQERKAARGKLRIYFGASAGVGKTYAMLAAARKLQADGQPVLVGVVETHGRAETAAMLAGLPLLPPRAVEYRGKQLAEFDLDGALALQPPLILMDELAHSNAPGSRHPKRWQDVEELLDAGIDVLTTVNVQHLESLNDVVGGITGIRVAETLPDTVFDQADEVVLVDVPADELLARLQGGKVYQAAQAERASRNFFRKGNLIALRELALRRTADRIEDDVRAYRVEKSIADIWKTGAALLACVGPRADGEHTVRSTARLASQLGTGWHAVYVETPALQRLPAAQREQILKNLKLAEDLGATTAVLSGPDIAYTALDYARGHNLSKLVLGRGHRSWPWRAPHIKRLAHYAPDLDLIEIGVPRNQPAATRSSGQDADGAAADARGALPGGWGGDADARDTAGAPSPGAGAGATDDGALGGAPQRRRVLGYIVAAAASLATALVAAPLLAYLDLANIAMLFLLVVVLVAVRFGRGPSVVATCFSVACFDFFFVPPRFTLAVTDFQYLITFLVMLAVGLITGHLTADLRFQARVAAHRERRSRALYEFARELSGALQTEQIFDTTQSFIQRAFRARATLLLPNDDGRLQLPPLNASDIATSAHLSVLDTGIAQWAYDRAEPAGLGTDTLPASRIFYLPLVAPMRTRGVLAIEPQQRRWILIPEQRQQLDTFAALAAIALERVHYIEVAQNALVSMESERLRNSLLAALSHDLRTPLTSLVGISESLAGSRPALSAAQLEAATALHDEARRMSTMVTNLLDMARIQSGDVHLNLQWQPLEEVVGSALRAVAAQLSVGGQRVSTRLPPALPLVRYDAVLIERVLANLLENAAKYTPPGAHIEIAAALHGAWLKVMVYDDGPGLPAGREEALFEKFTRGERESAKPGVGLGLAICRAIVEAHGGSISAGSGEAASPLGGALFTFTLPLGTPPAMPDEEAHE, from the coding sequence ATGTTCCCCTCCGACTCTGTACGACCCGATCCCGATGCGCTGCTGGCGCAGGTGCAGGCGCAGGAACGCAAGGCCGCGCGCGGCAAACTGCGCATCTACTTTGGCGCCTCGGCCGGCGTCGGCAAAACCTACGCCATGCTGGCCGCCGCTCGCAAGCTGCAAGCGGACGGCCAGCCGGTGCTGGTCGGCGTGGTGGAAACCCATGGCCGCGCCGAAACCGCCGCCATGCTGGCCGGCTTGCCGCTGCTGCCGCCGCGCGCGGTGGAGTACCGCGGCAAGCAGCTGGCCGAGTTTGACCTTGACGGCGCGCTGGCCCTGCAGCCGCCATTAATCCTCATGGACGAACTGGCGCACTCCAACGCGCCGGGTTCGCGCCACCCCAAGCGCTGGCAAGATGTCGAGGAGTTGCTGGATGCCGGCATCGACGTGCTCACCACCGTCAACGTCCAACATCTGGAAAGCCTGAACGACGTGGTAGGTGGCATCACCGGCATCCGCGTGGCCGAAACCTTGCCCGACACAGTGTTCGACCAAGCCGACGAAGTGGTGCTGGTCGACGTGCCTGCCGACGAACTGCTAGCGCGCCTACAGGGCGGCAAGGTATATCAGGCGGCGCAGGCCGAACGGGCCTCGCGCAACTTCTTCCGCAAAGGGAATTTGATCGCATTGCGCGAGCTGGCCTTGCGCCGCACCGCCGACCGCATCGAAGACGACGTGCGCGCCTACCGTGTCGAAAAATCGATAGCCGACATCTGGAAAACCGGCGCTGCGCTGCTGGCCTGCGTCGGCCCGCGCGCTGACGGCGAGCACACCGTGCGCAGCACCGCGCGGCTGGCCAGCCAATTGGGCACCGGCTGGCACGCCGTGTACGTCGAAACGCCAGCCTTGCAGCGCCTGCCGGCGGCGCAGCGCGAGCAGATTTTGAAAAACCTCAAGTTGGCAGAAGATCTGGGCGCGACCACCGCCGTGCTGTCCGGCCCCGATATCGCCTACACGGCGCTCGACTACGCGCGTGGCCATAACCTGTCTAAGCTGGTGCTGGGCCGCGGCCACCGCAGTTGGCCATGGCGCGCGCCGCACATCAAACGCCTGGCCCACTACGCGCCGGACCTCGACCTGATCGAAATCGGCGTGCCGCGCAACCAGCCGGCCGCCACCCGCAGCAGCGGGCAGGATGCCGACGGCGCCGCAGCCGATGCGCGCGGCGCCTTGCCCGGCGGTTGGGGCGGCGACGCTGACGCGCGCGATACGGCCGGCGCACCATCGCCCGGCGCCGGAGCCGGCGCCACCGACGACGGCGCACTCGGTGGCGCGCCGCAGCGCCGGCGCGTGCTCGGCTACATCGTCGCGGCGGCGGCTAGCCTGGCCACCGCACTGGTGGCGGCGCCGCTGTTGGCGTATCTGGACCTCGCCAATATCGCCATGCTATTCCTGCTGGTGGTGGTGCTGGTGGCCGTGCGCTTTGGGCGCGGACCGTCGGTGGTGGCGACCTGCTTTAGCGTGGCCTGCTTCGACTTCTTCTTCGTGCCGCCGCGCTTCACGCTGGCCGTCACCGATTTTCAATACCTGATCACCTTCCTCGTGATGCTGGCGGTCGGCCTGATCACCGGCCACCTGACCGCCGACCTGCGCTTCCAGGCGCGCGTCGCCGCGCACCGTGAACGCCGTTCGCGCGCGCTGTACGAATTCGCCCGTGAACTATCAGGCGCGCTGCAAACCGAACAAATCTTCGACACCACCCAAAGCTTCATCCAGCGCGCCTTCCGCGCCCGCGCCACGCTGCTGCTGCCGAACGACGACGGCCGCCTGCAACTGCCGCCGCTGAACGCCAGCGACATCGCCACCAGCGCCCACCTATCGGTGCTCGACACCGGCATCGCCCAATGGGCTTACGACCGCGCCGAACCTGCCGGCCTCGGCACCGATACCTTGCCGGCCAGCCGCATCTTCTACCTGCCGCTGGTGGCGCCGATGCGCACCCGCGGCGTGCTGGCGATCGAACCGCAACAGCGGCGCTGGATCCTGATCCCCGAACAGCGCCAGCAACTCGACACCTTCGCCGCGCTGGCCGCCATCGCGCTGGAGCGCGTGCACTACATCGAAGTGGCGCAAAACGCCCTGGTCAGCATGGAGTCCGAGCGCTTGCGCAACTCGCTGCTGGCGGCGCTGTCGCACGACTTGCGCACGCCGCTGACCTCGCTTGTCGGCATCTCCGAGTCGTTAGCCGGCTCCAGGCCGGCCTTGAGCGCGGCCCAGCTGGAGGCTGCCACCGCGCTGCATGATGAAGCGCGCCGCATGAGCACCATGGTCACCAACCTGCTCGACATGGCGCGCATCCAAAGCGGCGACGTCCACCTCAACCTGCAATGGCAGCCGCTGGAAGAAGTGGTCGGCAGCGCCTTGCGCGCGGTCGCCGCGCAACTGAGCGTGGGCGGGCAGCGCGTCAGCACCCGCCTGCCGCCGGCGTTGCCGCTGGTGCGCTACGACGCCGTGCTGATCGAGCGGGTACTGGCCAACCTGTTGGAGAACGCCGCCAAATACACGCCGCCCGGCGCCCATATCGAAATCGCTGCCGCGCTGCACGGCGCCTGGCTCAAGGTCATGGTTTATGATGACGGCCCGGGCCTGCCGGCGGGACGCGAAGAAGCGCTGTTTGAAAAATTCACCCGTGGCGAGCGCGAATCGGCCAAGCCGGGCGTGGGACTGGGGCTGGCGATTTGCCGCGCCATCGTCGAAGCGCACGGCGGCAGCATCAGCGCCGGCAGCGGCGAGGCCGCCTCGCCGCTGGGCGGCGCCTTGTTTACTTTTACCCTGCCGCTAGGCACACCGCCGGCCATGCCGGACGAGGAAGCCCATGAATGA
- the kdpC gene encoding potassium-transporting ATPase subunit KdpC: MTKQLRPAVTVFAALTLICGVLYPLAVTGIGSAAFPGQANGSMVEVNGKAIGSTLIGQAFTSPHYFWGRPSATAPMPNNAAGSGGANQGPTNPALIDAVKGRIDALHAADPANTAAIPIDLVTASASGLDPEISIAGARYQAVRIAAARKISLEQVQALIDQHQQHQWFGFFGESRVNVLALNLALDRAKPFVKG, from the coding sequence ATGACTAAGCAACTTCGTCCCGCCGTCACCGTGTTTGCCGCGCTGACCCTGATCTGCGGCGTACTCTACCCGCTGGCCGTGACCGGCATCGGCAGCGCTGCCTTCCCGGGGCAGGCCAACGGCAGCATGGTGGAAGTGAATGGCAAAGCCATCGGCTCGACGCTGATCGGCCAAGCTTTCACCTCGCCGCACTACTTCTGGGGCCGTCCATCGGCCACCGCGCCGATGCCGAACAACGCGGCCGGTTCGGGCGGCGCCAACCAAGGTCCAACCAATCCGGCCCTGATCGACGCCGTCAAAGGCCGCATCGATGCGCTGCACGCGGCCGATCCGGCCAACACCGCCGCCATCCCGATCGATCTGGTGACGGCATCGGCCAGCGGCCTCGATCCTGAAATCAGCATCGCCGGCGCGCGCTACCAAGCGGTCCGCATCGCTGCTGCACGCAAAATCAGCTTAGAGCAAGTGCAGGCGCTGATCGACCAGCACCAGCAACACCAGTGGTTCGGCTTCTTCGGCGAGTCGCGCGTCAACGTGCTGGCCTTGAATCTGGCACTGGACCGCGCCAAGCCGTTTGTGAAAGGGTAA
- the kdpB gene encoding potassium-transporting ATPase subunit KdpB, which yields MFDSKLVVPAIADSFRKLHPRTQLRSPVMFVVYVGSIITTLLAAQALGGQGEAPFGFIAATAVWLWFTVLFANFAEALAEGRSKAQAASLRSLKQSISAKKLTTPKHGTTWLPAPALDLRKGHYILVEAGDVIPIDGEVIEGVASVDESAITGESAPVIRESGGDFSSVTGGTRVLSDWLVVRVTANPGETFLDRMITMVEGAKRQKTPNEIALTILLVALTIVFLVVTVTLLPFSLFSVAAAGAGTPVTITVLIALLVCLIPTTIGGLLSAIGVAGMSRMLQANVIATSGRAVEAAGDVDVLLLDKTGTITLGNRQASAFVPAPGVTEQQLADVAQLASLADDTPEGRSIVVLAKQKFNIREREMASLNAVFVPFTAQTRMSGIDIDNRAIRKGAADTVRKYVESLGQPYPADTARAVDDISRRGSTPLVVVDAGRVMGVVELKDIVKGGIKERFAELRRMGIKTVMITGDNKLTAAAIAAEAGVDDFLAEATPEDKLKLIRSYQSEGRLVAMTGDGTNDAPALAQADVAVAMNSGTQAAKEAGNMVDLDSNPTKLLEIVEIGKQMLMTRGSLTTFSISNDIAKYFAIIPAAFVGTFPQLKALDVMHLASPASAIMSAVIFNALIIVVLIPLALKGVQYRAIGAVALLRRNLLLYGVGGIILPFIGIKAIDMLLAAFNLV from the coding sequence ATGTTCGACTCCAAGCTGGTAGTCCCGGCCATCGCTGATTCGTTCCGCAAGCTGCACCCGCGCACCCAGTTGCGCAGCCCGGTGATGTTTGTGGTCTACGTCGGCAGCATCATCACCACCTTGCTGGCCGCACAGGCGCTCGGTGGCCAAGGCGAAGCACCGTTCGGCTTCATCGCCGCCACCGCCGTCTGGCTGTGGTTCACGGTGCTGTTCGCGAACTTCGCTGAAGCGCTGGCCGAAGGCCGCAGCAAGGCGCAAGCGGCGTCGCTGCGCAGCCTGAAACAAAGCATCAGCGCCAAGAAGCTGACGACGCCGAAGCACGGCACCACCTGGCTGCCGGCGCCGGCGCTCGACCTGCGCAAAGGCCATTACATCCTGGTCGAAGCGGGCGACGTAATCCCGATCGACGGCGAAGTGATCGAAGGCGTGGCCTCGGTCGACGAAAGCGCCATCACCGGCGAATCGGCGCCGGTAATCCGTGAATCGGGCGGCGACTTCTCGTCCGTCACCGGCGGCACCCGCGTGTTGTCGGACTGGCTGGTGGTGCGCGTCACCGCTAATCCCGGCGAGACCTTCCTCGACCGCATGATCACCATGGTGGAGGGCGCCAAGCGTCAAAAGACGCCGAACGAAATCGCCCTGACCATCTTGCTGGTAGCGCTGACCATCGTGTTCTTGGTGGTGACCGTGACCCTGCTGCCGTTCTCGCTGTTTTCGGTGGCCGCCGCCGGTGCCGGTACGCCGGTCACCATCACGGTGCTGATCGCACTGCTGGTATGCCTGATCCCGACCACCATCGGCGGCCTGCTGTCGGCCATCGGCGTGGCCGGCATGAGCCGCATGTTGCAAGCCAACGTGATCGCCACTTCCGGCCGCGCGGTCGAAGCAGCCGGCGACGTCGACGTGCTGCTGCTCGATAAAACCGGCACCATCACCCTGGGCAACCGCCAAGCCTCGGCCTTCGTGCCGGCGCCGGGCGTGACCGAACAGCAGTTGGCCGACGTGGCGCAACTGGCCTCGCTGGCCGACGACACGCCGGAAGGCCGCAGCATCGTGGTGCTGGCCAAGCAGAAGTTCAACATCCGCGAACGCGAAATGGCGTCGCTGAACGCGGTGTTCGTGCCGTTCACCGCCCAGACCCGCATGAGCGGCATCGACATCGACAACCGCGCGATCCGCAAAGGCGCAGCCGACACCGTGCGTAAATACGTCGAGTCGCTGGGCCAACCGTATCCAGCCGACACCGCGCGCGCTGTCGACGACATCTCGCGCCGTGGCAGCACGCCGCTGGTGGTAGTCGACGCCGGCCGCGTGATGGGCGTGGTCGAACTGAAGGACATCGTCAAAGGCGGCATCAAAGAGCGCTTCGCTGAACTGCGCCGCATGGGCATCAAAACCGTGATGATCACCGGCGACAACAAGCTGACCGCCGCCGCCATCGCCGCCGAAGCGGGCGTCGACGATTTCCTGGCCGAAGCGACGCCGGAAGACAAGTTGAAACTGATCCGCAGCTACCAGTCCGAAGGCCGCTTAGTCGCCATGACCGGCGACGGCACCAACGACGCCCCGGCACTGGCGCAAGCCGACGTGGCGGTGGCCATGAACTCGGGCACGCAAGCGGCCAAAGAAGCCGGCAATATGGTGGACCTGGATTCGAATCCAACCAAGCTGCTGGAAATCGTCGAAATCGGCAAGCAAATGCTGATGACGCGCGGCTCGCTGACCACGTTCTCGATTTCCAACGACATCGCCAAATACTTCGCTATCATCCCGGCCGCGTTTGTCGGCACCTTCCCGCAACTGAAGGCGCTGGACGTGATGCACTTGGCCAGCCCAGCGTCGGCGATTATGTCGGCGGTGATCTTCAACGCCCTGATCATCGTGGTGCTGATCCCGCTGGCGCTGAAAGGCGTGCAATACCGCGCCATCGGCGCCGTGGCGCTGCTGCGCCGCAACCTGCTGCTGTACGGCGTGGGTGGCATCATCTTGCCGTTCATCGGCATCAAGGCCATCGACATGCTGCTGGCCGCATTTAATCTGGTTTAA